The genomic segment AGGCAGCGCTGCCTGACGTCATCCCAGTCTGCCCTGGCGTCCGGTTCCGAGACGGCGTCAGGCAGATCGGAAGGATTCGGATCCGCTAGTCGACGGACTAACTGGGAGGTGATCCATTGCTGCCTGGGCGGTTGACAACAGTAATACCTGTCCATTCCGGCGAGCACCACCGCGGCCGTTTCCGGTTCTAATGTGTCGACCATGTCAGCAAATTCGGCATAGTCGCGGCTGCTGTTACGGGACATGATCAGGTAGCTCTTGAGGCGCAGCGTCTCGGCACCCGTCGGGACCTGCAGCCGATCGCCGGTGGGCAATTGCACGTGGGTGGTTTCCACCGGGCTGCGACGCGCGTATTGCGGCCGGTTTCGGTCGCGGGCACCGGCCTCGAGCGCGTCGATGGCAATCGACAACCGACTCCGCCACAGCGTGACCGGATGCACCGGCCGATCGCCCCACGGGATGGCCCGGGCGATGCCGTTGCGCGACGCCAGGCCGTCGACCAGCTTCTTGGCCCCGGATGCTGCCCTGGTCTGACCGTTGCTGCCGTTCTTCTCGCCGAGCGTGACCGCGACGGCGTCGCCGTCACCGATGTTGACCTGATGCGGAATCTGTCCCGGGCCCTGGCCGCGGACTTCGTCGGCACCCTTGCAGTTGCGCCCGCAGCCGGTGAAGGCCAGCGGATCGGCCACCGTGATGGCGTCGGGCGCCAAGTGCTTGAGCTTGGCCGCCGACTTGAGCACCATGCGCACGTCCGCGCTGGGCGCGGTGAGCGCCGAGATGTCGTCGGGAATGACGACGACGTCGCCGAGGTCGACCTCGGGCAGCGGCCGGTCGAAATCGACCGACGGCAAGACACGGCGCAGCCAACCCGGCAGCCACCAGTTCCACTGGGCGAACATCGCCATCAGCGCCGGGACCAGCACCAGCCGCACCACGGTGGCGTCCACCGCGATCGCGACGGCGCAGGCCACCCCGATCTCGGCGACCAGCGGCATGCCGGCGAACGCGAAGCCGATGAATACCGCGATCATGATCAGGGCGGCGCTGGTGATGGTGCGGGCGCTGGTGCTCACGCCGTAGGCGACCGCGTCACGGGTGTTCCCGGTGTGCAGGAAGCGTTCCCGGATCCGGGTGAGCAGGAAGATCTCGTAGTCCATCGACAACCCGAACGTCATCGCCAGCACCAGCGGGGGAACCGTGCTATCGATCGACGTGATGTGGGCGAACCCGAGATCGCGCAACCAACCCCACTGGAACACCATGACCAGGCTTCCGTAGGCGGCGGCGACCGACAACAGCGTCATCACCACGCCTTTGAAGGCCAGGAACACCGAGTGGATCGACAGCAACAACATCACGAACGCGATGGCCGCGACGAACAGCAGCACCAACGGCTCGGTCGCCGAGACCCGGTCATCGAAATCCTTGATCAGCGCCGTCGGGCCGCCGACGTCGACGCGTGCGGTGCCCTCATTCGGAACCTGCGGGAGCTGGGCACGCATCCAGTCGACGGATTGCCGGGCGCCCATGTCCTCGGGATCGACCGACAACACCGCCGACAGCAAAGCACTGCTGTTGTCGTCGGCGAACTGCGGCGGGGTCACCGAGACGATGTGCGGGGCCTGGGCCATCCGCTGCCGGATGGCGGCCAACGTCTGGCTGTGCTCGGGTGCCGACGCCGAGCCGTCGGGGAAGCTCACCATCACCTGGATTGGACCGAGCGCTCCGGGCCCGAGAGCTTGGGATGCCCCGGCGACGCCGGCGCGGATCTCGTGCGCGGAGTCGAACTGGCGCAGCAAGCTGTTGCCCAGCACCATCGACGTGGCCGGTGCGGCCATAGCGAGCAGTACGGTCGCCGCCGCGATGGACGATATCCACGGCCGGCGCATCACGGCTGAAACCCAGCGGTTCCAGAATCGGGACTGCGTGCTTTCCGGTCGCCGCGACCAATGCAGTAGCACCGAACGCTTGGCGGCCGCCCGGCCGAACGTCGCCAGCGCCGCGGGCGTCAACGTAGTCGAGGTCAGCATCGCGACCGCGACGGCCATGATCGCGCCGGTGGCCATCGATTTCAGCGCGGGGGTGTTGATCAGGTAGATCCCCGTCAGGGACGCGACGACGGTCAACCCGGACAGCACCACCGCCAGCCCGGAGGTGGCCATCGCGGCGTCGACGGCCTCGCGGTGCTGGCGCCCGGACCGCAATTCCTCGCGGAACCGCATCAAGATGAACAGCGAATAGTCCACCGCCAGCGCGATACCGAACATCGACACCGTCGAGGTCACGAACACCGACATCGTGGTGTAGGCCGACAGGAAATAGACCAGTCCCATGGTCACCACGACCGTGCAGACGCCGAGCGCCAGCGGTATGGCCGCGGCGGCCAGCGAGCCGAACACCGCGAGCAAGACGATCAGGATGATCGGCAGGTTCCATTGTTCGGCTTTGGCGATGTCGTGTTTGGTGTTCGCGGCGGCGGCCGCACTGAGCGCGCCCTGCCCGATCACGTAGAGCCGAACCCGGCCGTCCGCCGTCTGCCCGGACTGGTCGCCCTTGACGCCCACCTGCTGCCTTAGCCGTTTGGCGATGTCGCTGGTGCCGGCGTTGCGGGCGTCGAGCCGCAGCGTCAGGACATACGGCCGGTCGGGCTGCGGCGGCCGCTGGGTGGGGTTGGTTTTCTCGGTGACGCCGGGGAATTCGCCGATGATCTGGCGCAGCTGCGCCACGGCGTTGTTCATGTCGTCATAGCTGGCGTCGGGGCGCGGGGCGGCCACCAGGGCCAACGACGACGCGCCGAGGTCGTGATACTGCTCCTCGAGCTGATCGTGGACCTTCAACGACTGCGAACCGGCCACTTCGAAACCACCGCCGGTGAGATTCCCGGACTGCGTCAACGCCAAGTAGATCGCCGGGACCAATGCCAACAACCAGCCTGTGAAGACCAACCAGCGGTACCTGCGCAGGCTGCGGCTGAGGCGCATCATAAACTGCTGGATTTCAGGCTCCCCAAGTATCTCGCTTACGCGTGAGGGCGACGATACCGCAGCAGCCTGTGCAGTAGTTCGGCTTAACGAATTCGTGAGCTGCGCAGACGGCTCTGTAGCCAAGCCGCGACCGAGTCGTTGCCGACCGGTGATCAACAGGAGCTGCGTCACACCAGGTGGCAGCGTCTGGGCCCCGATGGCAGGATGACGCTGGGCCGCGCGGGGGATGGGGAGTTCAGGCATGAAGACAGGGATGCTGACCGGACGGCGCACGCTCGTTGCAGGGTTGTTCGCGGCCGCAGTGCCCGCCGCGGCCGTCGCACTGATGGCCGGGCCGCCGGCGACCGGCGCCAACGACCCGTGCGCGGCCAGCGAGATTGCCCGGACGATCGGTTCGGTCTCCAAGTCGATGGGCGACTACCTGGACTCGCACCCGGAGACCAACCACGCGATGACCACGGTGCTGCAGCAGCAGGCCGGCCCGGACTCGGTCACCGGGCTGAAGTCCTACTTCGAGGGCAACCCCAGGGTGGCCGCCGATGTGGCCGGGATCGCGCAGCCGCTGACCAACCTGTCGATGCAGTGCAAGCTGCCGATCAGCATTCCCCAGGCCATGGGCATGATGCAGCAGGCCCAAGGCGCCGGCGGGGTGCCTGCGTTGCCTGTCTCGCCGGCCGCCGGCCAGGGCACTGCGCCCGCGCCCGGAGCGGGTGGCGCACTGCCCGGCCCCTCGCGGCCGAACAAAGTCGGCTAGCGGTTCTCCGGCGGCGGTAACGGACCCTGCAGCGCGTCGGCGCTGGGATCGTCGTTCCAGTACCGCAACTGTGGCTCGATGAGCGGCAGCGGACCGGTCGGGGGGTCGTCGTCGGAACCGCCCGGGTGCTCGGTGCGGAACACGAAGAAGAACACCACCCAGCCGATCGCCGAGATGAGCAGCCAGCTGATCAGCCGGTAGAGCAGCATCGCCGAGATCGCGTTGGGCAGTGACATGCCGCTGGACACCAGCCCGGGCACCAGCACGGCCTCGACGACCAGCAGCCCGCCCGGCATCAGCGGAATCGTGCCGACGGCGCGGGCGGCGGCGTAGGCCACCGTCAGCCCGGCGATCGACGCGTGGTCGCCGGCGGCGTATGCGGCGAACGCGAGGCAGGCGACGTCGGCAATCCAGTTGAACATCGACCAGCTGAACGCCACCCCGAGGTCGCGCCGGCCCAGGCTGACCGACTCGAGTTGCATCAGGATCTCGCGCCACTTCGCCAGGTGTGTGTCGACCGGCTTGCCGCGCACCGAGTTGAACCGCGACAGGATGCGGGTGCCGATGCCCTCGATCAGCTCCGGCCGCGAGGCCACCGCCTGAGACAGCAGCAGCAACGCGATGAAGCCGCCGAGGGTGAACAACAACGAGAAGGGGTTGTTCTTCGCGCCCAGGAAGAAGGCGCCGCCCAACCCGAGCAGCGCCAACCCGACCGCCTGCAGCACGCCGGACATCACCAATTGCCAGGACGCCACCACGGTCGAGGCTCCCCAAATGCGTTGCTGCCGAAGCAAAAACGTCGCCGACAGCACCGGTCCGCCCGGCAGCGTAGTACTCAGCGAGTTGGCGGCGTAGAACGCGGCCTCCGAGCGCAGCTGCTTGACGTGCACCGCGGCGGACCTCAGCAGAGTGCGCTGGATCTGGGCGAAGCTGTGCATCGAGGCGGCCGCCGCCGCTACCGCCGCAAGCAGCCACCACCAGTTGGCCTGGAACAGGCTCGTCCACGCCTTGGCTAGCTGATCCCAGCCCAGGGCGACCTCGACGCCGAGCACGATCGCGACCAGGCCCAGCACCGCCCAGCGCACCCACCGGTATTTGCCGCGCGATGTCTGCCTCTCCCGCGCCTGAGTCAGCGGCTCACCCTCATGCGCAAACGCGCCGCCGCCCGGCAAGCGGAGGTTGCGGATGGGCGCGTGGTGCGGCACGGGATTTAGGGTAACCGCGCAGGTGGCAAGCCCATCGAGACGCAACTCCGCGCGTGTCGCCGTCGTAACCGGATCGTGCTGGCGTCACTATCCAACTCCGAACCAACTCCGGAGCGCCCGATAGGCTGGCCGAATGCCGGCAAATTCCGACGACGACTCGGTCGAGCCCCTTGTCCGCAACACCGCAGCCTGGGCCTGGCGTTTGCTGGCCATCTTCGCTGCGGCACTCGCGTTCTTCTGGGTGGTGGCCAAGCTGGAGATTATCGTCGTCCCGGTGCTGCTGGCCCTGATGATCAGCGCGCTGCTGGTACCGGTCGTGGACTGGCTGGATCGGCAGGGTCTGCCGCGCGGCGGTGCCGTCGCATTGGTGCTGCTGGGCGGGTTCGCGGTGCTGGGCGGCATCCTCGCGTTCGTCGTCACCCAGTTCATCGTCGGTTTGCCAGACCTGACCGAGCAGGTAACCCGCAGCATCGACACCACCCGGCGGTGGCTGATCGAAGGGCCGGTGCATCTGCGCAGCGAGCAGATCACCAACGCCGGCAACGCCGCGATCCAGGCGCTGCACAACAATCAGTCGAAGTTGACCAGCGGCGCGCTCAACACCGCGGCCACCCTGACCGAACTGCTCACCGCAGCGGTGCTGGTGCTGTTCACCCTGATTTTCTTCCTCTACGGCGGCCGCAACATCTTCGCCTACACGGTCAAGATCTTCCCGATCGGCGTGCGCGACCGGGTCATGGAGGCGGGCCGAGCGGGATACGGCTCGCTGATCGCCTACGTCCGGGCCACCTTCCTGGTGGCCTTCACCGATGCGGCCGGGGTGGGCGCCGGGCTGGCCATCATGGGCGTTCCGCTGGCGCTACCCCTGGCGTCGCTGGTGTTTCTCGGCGCCTTCATCCCGCTGATCGGTGCCCTGATCTCGGGGCTGGTGGCCGTGGTGGTCGCGTTGCTGACCAAGGGCATCGTCTACGCGCTGATCACGCTCGGCTTGCTGGTCGTGATCAACCAGATCGAGTCGCATCTGCTGCAGCCGCTGGTGATGGGCCGCGCGGTCTCGATTCACCCGCTTGGGGTGGTGCTGGCGATCTCCACCGGCGGTGTGCTCGCCGGGATCGTCGGCGCGCTGCTGGCGGTCCCGACGGTGGCGTTCCTCAACAACGCGATCCAGGTGCTGCTGGCCCGGGATCCAGCCGTCGAAGCCGAAAAGCTGGACGAGGAGGCCGAAGGCAGGGTCGTTTTACACGCCCAGGCGGACGAGCCCGAGCAGCGGACCGACTAGGACCGAGCGGGACTAGAGTCGTCCCTCGCGGCGTAGCAGATCCTGCGCGGACAGCCCACCGCCCGCGCGGCGGCGCGGACGCGCATTGTCGCCACCGTCAGCCTGGCCGCCCTGCCCGCGAGCGTTCATCTTCTCGGTGGCGGGGTCGGAATCGTTGCCCTCCGAACGCATCACCGGAAGCGCGGTGGTCGGGTCGGCCGTGCCCTCGTGGTTGCCGGGAACCGGCATGGCCCGGGTCTGGCCGGCCGACGGCGGCGGCGCGGGCGGCGCCGCCGCGGGCCGTGGGTCGGCGTTGCCCTGAGCCGAGAAGCGCGTCGTCTTGGCTTCGGTTGGCTGGCTGGGCCGGGAAGGGGTGCGGCTCGGCCCCGCGGGCAGCTCCGCTGCGGGTCGCGGCTCGGACGGCCGCGACGGCTCCGGGGGCGCGCCGGGGTGCGTGGGGTCGTGCGGCGCCCGCGGTTTGGCGGCGACCAGGCTGGCCGCGACCGGCGGCCGGATCGTGCGCCCGTTGACGGCGCTGCGCTTGCGCTCGTCAGGCAGATCGGTTTCGCCCAGGCCGATCTTGTTCTGCAGCCGCCGGGCCCAGCGCGGGGCCCACCAGCAGTCGTCGCCGAGCAGCTTCATCACCGAGGGCACCAGGAACATCCGGACCACGGTCGCGTCCAGCAATAGCGCCGCCGCCAAGCCGAACGCCAGATACTTCATCATCACCAGATCGGAGAACATGAACGAGCCGGCGACCACGGCGAGCACCAGCGCGGCGGCCGTGATCAAACGCCCGGTCGTCGCGGTACCGATCCGGATGGCCTCGGCGGTCGACATGCCGCGTTCACGGGCCTCGACCATGCGGGACACCAGGAAAACCTCGTAGTCGGTGGCCAGACCGAAGCCCACCGCGACGACCAGCGCGATCAGCACCACCATCAGCGGCGTCGGGGTGAAGTTGAGCCAGGTCGAGAAGTGCCCGTCGACGAAGATCCACGTCAGGATGCCCAGGGTGGAGCCGAGCGTCAGCGCGCTCATCAGCGCGGCCTTGATCGGCAACACCACCGACCCGAATGCCAGGAACATCAACAACAGGCTGGCGCTGAGCAGCAACACCAGCATCAGCGGAGCCTTGTCGAACAGGCTCTGGATGCTGTCCTGCTCCAGCGCCGGTGTGCCGCCGACCAGCAGGGTCAGCCCCTTCGGCGGGTTGATCGCCCGTAGCTCGTTGATTTTCTTCTGGGCATCGTTCTTGTTGACCAGGCCGTTCTGGATCACCCGCACCGAATCGTCCTTGGGCTGGGTGGTCCCGTTCGGCCCCGCGACGCAGGGGTTGCCGGCGATCACCGGGCAGGGGCGCTCCTCCCACGTCTTGTCGGTGAACCCGGTGATCCCCGAGATCCGGTTGCGGATGTCGGCGACCTGCTGGTCGGTGACCTTGCTGTGGTTGTTGCTCTTGATCACCACCGTCAACTGCTCGGTCCGGTACCCGGGAAACAGCTTGTCGAAGTGTTCCTGCGCCATGCGCACGGCGTTGTCGGGTGGCAGGTATTTCTCGCTCATGCCGCCGAGCGACAGGTTGCCCAGCGGGATGACCAGCAGGATCATGCCAACGGCGATCGGGATGGCGAAGGCCAGCGGGCGCTTCATCACGGTCGTGACGAGCTTGCCCCAGAAGCCGGCCTCGACCTCTTCGCGGGTCTTGGTCTTCTGCAGCCGCTCGGCGAGCCATTCCAGGAAGACCCGGGAAACCTTCCAGTTGCGCAAGAACGGGACTCGGAAGGCGGTCCGCACGCCCAAAGCGTCGACGTTGCGCCCGAGGATGCCCAGGGCCGCCGGCAGCAAGGTGATCGACAGCAGTGCGGCAAGCCCGACCGCGGCGAAGATCGCATAGGTCAGCGAGTGCACGAAGCCCTGCGGCAGCACCAGCAGGCTGGCGCTGCAGGCGATGATCAGCGCCGCCGAGAAGACGACCGTACGACCGGCCGTCATCACCGTGCGCCGCACCGCGGCCTCGGTGTCGTAGCCCTCGGCGATCTCCTCCCGGAAGCGGCTGACGATGAAGAGGCCGTAGTCGATGGCGATACCGAATCCGATCAGCGAGACCACCGGCTGAGCGAAGAAGTGCACCGGGCCGAAGATGGCGGCGAAGCGCAGGATGCCCAATGCCCCCGCGATGCTCAGGCCCCCCACGATGACCGGTAGGCCGGCGGCGACGGCGCCGCCGAACACCAGGAACAGCACCACCGTCACCAGCGGGAGGCCCAGATACTCCAGGAGCTTCTGGTCGGTGGCAATGGTGCCGGTCAGCGCGCTGGCGACGGGCTCGAGTCCGGCGAGTTCGACCTTGCCGCCGTTGAGCTTCTGCAGGGCCGGCTCGATGAGCTTGTAGTTGTTGAGAATGGTGTCGTCGTCGTCGCCCTTGAGCGGGATGGTGACGAAGGTGTGCTTCCTGTCCTCCGTCGCCATGCCCTTGATCTGGGCGTTCGGGGGGTCGGTACCGGGGGCCAACGCCAGCCAGCCGGCCCAGCCGAGCACCTGGTTGGGATGGTCCTTGACGAACTTGTTCAGCTCGTCGACGGTTTGCTTTCGCCACACCGGGTCGTCGACGGTCTTGCCGTCGGGGGCGGTGAAGATCGCCACGATCTGACTGGTGCGGTCGCGTCCGTAGGTCTTGTCACCCAGAATCGACGCGGCAACGGACTGGCTGCCGTCGTCGTAGAACCCACTCTGCGTGACATGCTTACCCAGGCTCATCCCGAAGACGCCGCCGCCAAGACACAGAGCCACCATGACCCCGATCACGATGTACCTGTAGCGGTACACGGTTCGACCCCACCAGGCGAACACGTAAGCTCCTTACTGGATCACCGACAGCGACCCGCGCTGTGTCTTTCGTTTTTCACGCCAGTCTCACACACGCGTGGTCAATAGCGCGGACAGCGGCCGGAACGGCTGCAGCCACGCTCCCTGGTCGGGCAGCGAATCTAGGCCGATCCGCGGCAGCGGTTCCCGGAAAACACCCTCGATGTCCTCCAGGTCAACGAAGTCCAAGGTATCCGACGCTAGTGCCCAACTCGCATGTTCGCGAAATCCGATCACTTGAACGGGGGTTGAGCCACCAACCCCGGCGCGCGCGATTTCTTCCAGCGGCTGACGGAACGCTTGTCCATCGGCGGACGCTACGACCAGCGCCGCAAGCCCTTCTTGGCGCCGCAGTTCAATGTGCTGGAGCATGTCCCGGTCGACATCGCTGTCTTCATCTATTTTCGGCTTGGCGAAGACCGCGAACCCCACGTTACGCAACGCATCGACCCAGGGTCGAACGACTTCGGCGCTGCTCGGCGCGATGTTGGTGAACACGGTGGCCTCGGGTTCGACGATGACGCCCGGCCGCCCGGCGCTGATCTCGGCCGTCCGCGCCAGCAGCCAACGCCCCAGCGCGTCGAACCGGGGGCGTTCCAGCGCGGTCGGGCGCCGGCCCAGGATGGAGCCCAGCCCCATGTCGAGGTTGGGGGCGTCCCATACCAGCAACACGCGCTGCGGCGGCGTATCGAGGCTGCCCAGATCGTCGCCGGACGGCGCTGCCGGCGCTGCGGCGCTTGCCGCGGTCGTTTCTTCTGCGAGGCTCATAATCATCGTCTTTTCCAGATGAACTCGGATACGGAGTGGCCCGCTTCTTGGGCTTTCAGCTCGTATTTGGTCGTCGGGCGCTCGGTCGAGATCGGCAGCCCGCTGCCGGGTTCAACGCGACACAGTCGCGGTTCGGCGTCGCCGACTTCGGCCATCTGCTCGGCGTAGCCGGGGTGGTCCGTCGCGGCGTGCAGGACACCCCCCGGGAGTAACCGGTCGGCGATCAAGCCAACCGTGGCCGGTTGCAGGAAGCGGCGTTTGTGGTGGCGCGCCTTCGGCCACGGATCGGGAAAGTAGAGGCGAAACCCGGTCAGCGAGGCCGGTGCGATCAGATGCTGCAGCACGTCGATCCCGTTGCCGCGGATCAACCGGATATTGCTGACCTGCTCGCGGTCGATCGCGCACAGCAGCTGGGCCAGGCCCCGCTTGTAGACCTCCACGGCGATCACATCGATTTCGGGTTCATCGCGGGCCATCGCCAGCGTCGACGTGCCGCTGCCGCAGCCGATCTCGAGCACGAGCGGCGCCTGCCTGCCGAACCACGCCCGGGTGTCGAGCGGTTCGAAGCGGCGCGGAATGTCGGAGAGGCCGATCGCCGGCCACCGCCGGTCCCAGGTCTCCCGCTGGCCGCCGGACAGGGTGGAACGCCTGGAGCGGAAGCTGGTCGCCGGTAGATAGCCCCGTTGAGGGTCGTGCGAACCGTCCGGATCCGACGCCGGCGACACACTTTCTTCGGTGTCCAGGCCGGCTCCCACCTCCGCCGGTGCATCGGGACACGTCCCGACCCCGGGTTGCGCATGCATTTGTCCATGGTGGCCCATGAATCCCCGATGTAGCCGCTCCTGGTCCAGATTGATACCCAACAGTTGCCTTCAACTGGTAACAGATAGACGGTGGCTCGCAACTCGACGACACAAGTGCCACTATGCGGTGGTGCCCGATCGTTTGCCCGGCAAACAGGCCCGGCGCCTGCGACAACCCCGCATGCGATCGCAAGCAACGCCGCCGTGGCGCGCGGACCGATCGGATCGAGCGGGCAAGAAATGAAGGTACAGGGGAGCCAAGTTTTCACCGACGAGCTGACACGGTTTGCTGCTAGGTGTGACGACGCGCGCGTGACGGCGATCGCCGAGAAGGTCGCCGCGCCGCTGCGGGTCGCAGTACACGGGCGCGCCGGAGTCGGTCGCGGCACCGTGGCACGCGCGTTGGGTCACGCCGGGATGGCGTCGGGAATCACCGTGACGCCGGCCGAGGGCGAGGCCGACCTGGTCGTCCAGGTCGTCGCTGAAGTGGTCAAACCCGAGGACGTCGACGCGATCGTGGCCGCCGGCCGCCCGGTGCTGACCGTGCTGAACAAGGCCGACCTGCTCGGCTCGCTGTCCGGTCGCCGCGGGGCAGGTCCGCTAGGGCAGGCACGGACCCAAAGCGAGCGGCTCGCCGAGGTCGTCGACGGCCCGGTCGAACCGATGAGCGCTTTGCTGGCGGTCGCCGCGTCCGACGGACTGGACGCCACCGCGTGGACGGCGCTGCAGACACTGGCCGCCCACCCCGCCGGCCTGGACGGCTCGTTAGAGGATTTCGTCGCGGCAGACAATCCCGTGCCGCCTCGTGCGCGGATGCGGCTGCTGGACAGCTTGGATGTGTTCGGCACCGCACTGGCCGTCGCCGCGATCCGCCGGAACGCCACGCCGGCGCAGTTCCGGGCCCTGCTGCGGCGGGTCAGCGGCGTCGACGCGGTGATCGCCCGGTTGGCGGCCCTGGGCGTCGAGCTGCGCTACCGGCGGGTGCTGGCTGCCACCGCGGAGCTGGAGGCCCTGGCCGTCGGCCGCTTGATCGGTGAGCAGATCAGCGGTTTCCTGTCCGGGGACTACACCGTGCTGGCGCGGATGGCCGCCGCCGTCGACGTGGTTGAGGCGGCAGGGCTCGATGTCGACGGCGATGACGACCCGGCCGGACACCT from the Mycobacterium lentiflavum genome contains:
- the trmB gene encoding tRNA (guanosine(46)-N7)-methyltransferase TrmB, coding for MGHHGQMHAQPGVGTCPDAPAEVGAGLDTEESVSPASDPDGSHDPQRGYLPATSFRSRRSTLSGGQRETWDRRWPAIGLSDIPRRFEPLDTRAWFGRQAPLVLEIGCGSGTSTLAMARDEPEIDVIAVEVYKRGLAQLLCAIDREQVSNIRLIRGNGIDVLQHLIAPASLTGFRLYFPDPWPKARHHKRRFLQPATVGLIADRLLPGGVLHAATDHPGYAEQMAEVGDAEPRLCRVEPGSGLPISTERPTTKYELKAQEAGHSVSEFIWKRR
- a CDS encoding NYN domain-containing protein codes for the protein MSLAEETTAASAAAPAAPSGDDLGSLDTPPQRVLLVWDAPNLDMGLGSILGRRPTALERPRFDALGRWLLARTAEISAGRPGVIVEPEATVFTNIAPSSAEVVRPWVDALRNVGFAVFAKPKIDEDSDVDRDMLQHIELRRQEGLAALVVASADGQAFRQPLEEIARAGVGGSTPVQVIGFREHASWALASDTLDFVDLEDIEGVFREPLPRIGLDSLPDQGAWLQPFRPLSALLTTRV
- a CDS encoding MMPL family transporter; amino-acid sequence: MMRLSRSLRRYRWLVFTGWLLALVPAIYLALTQSGNLTGGGFEVAGSQSLKVHDQLEEQYHDLGASSLALVAAPRPDASYDDMNNAVAQLRQIIGEFPGVTEKTNPTQRPPQPDRPYVLTLRLDARNAGTSDIAKRLRQQVGVKGDQSGQTADGRVRLYVIGQGALSAAAAANTKHDIAKAEQWNLPIILIVLLAVFGSLAAAAIPLALGVCTVVVTMGLVYFLSAYTTMSVFVTSTVSMFGIALAVDYSLFILMRFREELRSGRQHREAVDAAMATSGLAVVLSGLTVVASLTGIYLINTPALKSMATGAIMAVAVAMLTSTTLTPAALATFGRAAAKRSVLLHWSRRPESTQSRFWNRWVSAVMRRPWISSIAAATVLLAMAAPATSMVLGNSLLRQFDSAHEIRAGVAGASQALGPGALGPIQVMVSFPDGSASAPEHSQTLAAIRQRMAQAPHIVSVTPPQFADDNSSALLSAVLSVDPEDMGARQSVDWMRAQLPQVPNEGTARVDVGGPTALIKDFDDRVSATEPLVLLFVAAIAFVMLLLSIHSVFLAFKGVVMTLLSVAAAYGSLVMVFQWGWLRDLGFAHITSIDSTVPPLVLAMTFGLSMDYEIFLLTRIRERFLHTGNTRDAVAYGVSTSARTITSAALIMIAVFIGFAFAGMPLVAEIGVACAVAIAVDATVVRLVLVPALMAMFAQWNWWLPGWLRRVLPSVDFDRPLPEVDLGDVVVIPDDISALTAPSADVRMVLKSAAKLKHLAPDAITVADPLAFTGCGRNCKGADEVRGQGPGQIPHQVNIGDGDAVAVTLGEKNGSNGQTRAASGAKKLVDGLASRNGIARAIPWGDRPVHPVTLWRSRLSIAIDALEAGARDRNRPQYARRSPVETTHVQLPTGDRLQVPTGAETLRLKSYLIMSRNSSRDYAEFADMVDTLEPETAAVVLAGMDRYYCCQPPRQQWITSQLVRRLADPNPSDLPDAVSEPDARADWDDVRQRCLSVAVAMLEEAR
- a CDS encoding lysylphosphatidylglycerol synthase transmembrane domain-containing protein; this encodes MPHHAPIRNLRLPGGGAFAHEGEPLTQARERQTSRGKYRWVRWAVLGLVAIVLGVEVALGWDQLAKAWTSLFQANWWWLLAAVAAAAASMHSFAQIQRTLLRSAAVHVKQLRSEAAFYAANSLSTTLPGGPVLSATFLLRQQRIWGASTVVASWQLVMSGVLQAVGLALLGLGGAFFLGAKNNPFSLLFTLGGFIALLLLSQAVASRPELIEGIGTRILSRFNSVRGKPVDTHLAKWREILMQLESVSLGRRDLGVAFSWSMFNWIADVACLAFAAYAAGDHASIAGLTVAYAAARAVGTIPLMPGGLLVVEAVLVPGLVSSGMSLPNAISAMLLYRLISWLLISAIGWVVFFFVFRTEHPGGSDDDPPTGPLPLIEPQLRYWNDDPSADALQGPLPPPENR
- a CDS encoding MMPL family transporter; amino-acid sequence: MFAWWGRTVYRYRYIVIGVMVALCLGGGVFGMSLGKHVTQSGFYDDGSQSVAASILGDKTYGRDRTSQIVAIFTAPDGKTVDDPVWRKQTVDELNKFVKDHPNQVLGWAGWLALAPGTDPPNAQIKGMATEDRKHTFVTIPLKGDDDDTILNNYKLIEPALQKLNGGKVELAGLEPVASALTGTIATDQKLLEYLGLPLVTVVLFLVFGGAVAAGLPVIVGGLSIAGALGILRFAAIFGPVHFFAQPVVSLIGFGIAIDYGLFIVSRFREEIAEGYDTEAAVRRTVMTAGRTVVFSAALIIACSASLLVLPQGFVHSLTYAIFAAVGLAALLSITLLPAALGILGRNVDALGVRTAFRVPFLRNWKVSRVFLEWLAERLQKTKTREEVEAGFWGKLVTTVMKRPLAFAIPIAVGMILLVIPLGNLSLGGMSEKYLPPDNAVRMAQEHFDKLFPGYRTEQLTVVIKSNNHSKVTDQQVADIRNRISGITGFTDKTWEERPCPVIAGNPCVAGPNGTTQPKDDSVRVIQNGLVNKNDAQKKINELRAINPPKGLTLLVGGTPALEQDSIQSLFDKAPLMLVLLLSASLLLMFLAFGSVVLPIKAALMSALTLGSTLGILTWIFVDGHFSTWLNFTPTPLMVVLIALVVAVGFGLATDYEVFLVSRMVEARERGMSTAEAIRIGTATTGRLITAAALVLAVVAGSFMFSDLVMMKYLAFGLAAALLLDATVVRMFLVPSVMKLLGDDCWWAPRWARRLQNKIGLGETDLPDERKRSAVNGRTIRPPVAASLVAAKPRAPHDPTHPGAPPEPSRPSEPRPAAELPAGPSRTPSRPSQPTEAKTTRFSAQGNADPRPAAAPPAPPPSAGQTRAMPVPGNHEGTADPTTALPVMRSEGNDSDPATEKMNARGQGGQADGGDNARPRRRAGGGLSAQDLLRREGRL
- a CDS encoding AI-2E family transporter codes for the protein MPANSDDDSVEPLVRNTAAWAWRLLAIFAAALAFFWVVAKLEIIVVPVLLALMISALLVPVVDWLDRQGLPRGGAVALVLLGGFAVLGGILAFVVTQFIVGLPDLTEQVTRSIDTTRRWLIEGPVHLRSEQITNAGNAAIQALHNNQSKLTSGALNTAATLTELLTAAVLVLFTLIFFLYGGRNIFAYTVKIFPIGVRDRVMEAGRAGYGSLIAYVRATFLVAFTDAAGVGAGLAIMGVPLALPLASLVFLGAFIPLIGALISGLVAVVVALLTKGIVYALITLGLLVVINQIESHLLQPLVMGRAVSIHPLGVVLAISTGGVLAGIVGALLAVPTVAFLNNAIQVLLARDPAVEAEKLDEEAEGRVVLHAQADEPEQRTD
- a CDS encoding hemophore: MKTGMLTGRRTLVAGLFAAAVPAAAVALMAGPPATGANDPCAASEIARTIGSVSKSMGDYLDSHPETNHAMTTVLQQQAGPDSVTGLKSYFEGNPRVAADVAGIAQPLTNLSMQCKLPISIPQAMGMMQQAQGAGGVPALPVSPAAGQGTAPAPGAGGALPGPSRPNKVG